In Candidatus Cloacimonadota bacterium, a single window of DNA contains:
- a CDS encoding replication-associated recombination protein A — MIQDLFDKKADVDNRFKPLPERIRPQTLAEFVGQQKILKKNSILRNIIEKNQLTSLIFWGPPGTGKTTLAKIIANKTDANFLVFSAVLSRITEVRKAMQQAEFTLKSKNKKTVLFIDEIHRFNKAQQDAFLPFVEKGVVTLIGATTENPSFEVISPLLSRCRVIVLEKLSEDDIFQILTRSFNHPKSEIAEYKKLFDKKIFHYLSQYAAGDARVALNGIDIIIKAYGDEKDSLNVEQIKVLLEKTDLFYDKNKEEHYNIISALHKSLRGSDPQAGIYWLARMLEAGETPLYIVRRLIRFASEDVGLADPNALVQAIATKDAIHFLGMPEANTALTQLVVYLATAPKSNALYSAYKKASDDAKNTSHLPVPLHIRNAPTKLMKNLDYGKNYKYAPNYENSYSYQKCFPNKMTEKKYYEPSKFGFEKEIKKRLIWWQKQKEKSEEGE; from the coding sequence ATGATCCAAGATCTGTTTGACAAAAAGGCTGACGTAGATAACAGATTCAAGCCGTTGCCGGAGAGAATTCGTCCTCAAACTCTCGCTGAATTTGTGGGGCAGCAAAAAATTTTGAAAAAAAATTCAATTTTGAGGAATATTATTGAGAAAAATCAATTAACCTCTTTAATTTTTTGGGGACCTCCAGGCACTGGTAAAACAACTCTCGCAAAAATAATCGCTAACAAAACCGATGCGAATTTTCTCGTTTTCAGTGCGGTTCTTTCGCGAATTACCGAAGTTCGCAAAGCAATGCAACAAGCCGAATTCACATTGAAATCCAAGAACAAAAAAACGGTTCTTTTCATTGACGAAATTCACAGATTTAACAAAGCACAGCAGGACGCTTTTCTCCCTTTCGTAGAAAAGGGAGTGGTTACTTTGATCGGAGCAACCACGGAGAATCCCTCTTTTGAAGTTATTTCACCGCTTCTTTCGAGATGCAGAGTTATTGTTCTGGAAAAATTATCGGAAGATGATATTTTCCAAATTCTTACTCGTAGTTTTAACCACCCAAAAAGCGAAATTGCCGAGTACAAAAAATTATTCGACAAAAAAATATTTCACTATCTCAGCCAATATGCAGCTGGTGATGCCCGAGTTGCTCTGAATGGAATTGATATAATTATCAAGGCGTATGGTGATGAAAAAGATTCCCTGAACGTGGAACAGATCAAAGTTCTTTTGGAGAAAACTGATCTTTTTTACGATAAAAACAAGGAAGAGCATTACAATATAATTTCCGCTTTGCATAAATCGTTGCGAGGGAGTGATCCGCAGGCTGGGATCTATTGGTTAGCAAGAATGCTGGAAGCAGGCGAAACCCCGCTCTATATCGTTCGACGGTTGATCCGTTTCGCATCCGAAGACGTGGGATTAGCAGACCCGAATGCCTTAGTTCAGGCTATCGCTACGAAAGACGCAATTCATTTTCTCGGAATGCCGGAGGCGAATACTGCCCTAACACAGTTGGTGGTTTATCTTGCAACTGCTCCCAAAAGCAATGCTCTATATTCAGCCTACAAAAAAGCATCTGATGATGCAAAAAATACAAGCCATCTTCCTGTGCCATTGCATATCAGAAATGCACCTACAAAATTGATGAAGAATTTGGATTACGGTAAAAATTATAAATACGCCCCTAATTACGAAAATTCCTATTCTTACCAAAAATGTTTCCCGAATAAGATGACGGAAAAAAAATATTATGAACCTTCAAAATTCGGTTTTGAGAAGGAGATAAAAAAGCGATTGATCTGGTGGCAAAAGCAAAAGGAAAAGAGTGAGGAAGGGGAATAA